From the genome of Vicia villosa cultivar HV-30 ecotype Madison, WI linkage group LG2, Vvil1.0, whole genome shotgun sequence, one region includes:
- the LOC131649902 gene encoding uncharacterized protein LOC131649902, with product MAEQRRGPGRPRTRNVEPETGPENAGVPWVQIMQQMQQQNQMMMQMMQGMQGQQPTAPAPTPRAAAGPDFRAFFRMDPPEFLGGLDPVIAHDWLYAMEMIFQAIQCTEEEKVIFAAQKMKGPAGRWWNTESTYFTNRGIPKDWQHFKTAFLEKYYPNSVRALKEREFQSFKQGNMSVSEYAEKFEDMAAYSRQAAYAPDELWKIDQFLMGLNADIVHSVSQREFTTYAECLRQCYVAENTLKRVQDEREQNKPIRRDQGRSGQQLKPRNSPAMKKQVYGDRSTQPPRCGRCKANHFGNCKPDLVKCYKCNQLGHFARECTAPDVPEKTKGRVYTLDARKTQGNTNLVAGTCYVNDQPLFVLVDCGATHSFISYHCVRRLGFETSLLPNPMVISSATDDLVETREICKECSITFNGRRFVIDLICLPLKKIDVVLGMDWLSANSVYIGCKEKAIFIPAKETTPTDAIEHLLEGTVNMINYLFAQEKSFLLVLTSDSNDKKSVSEIPVVCEFSDVFPDDVTSLPPEREVEFSIDLVPGTAPVSIAPYRMSPAELRELKNDILIYSRTIEEHMEHLKIVLSVLREKQLFAKFSKCEFWMSEVKFLGHVLSGGGVAVDPSKVEAVIN from the exons ATGGCTGAacaacgcagaggtcccggaaggcccaggACGAGGAATGTGGAGCCTGAGACTGGACCGGAGAATGCAGGCGTGCCTTGGGTGCAGATAATGCAACAGATGCAGCAACAGAAtcaaatgatgatgcaaatgatgcaaggcatgcaagGGCAACAACCAACCGCTCCTGCTCCTACTCCTCGGGCTGCAGCAGGGCCTGACTTTCGTGCCTTCTTTCGGATGGATCCGCCAGAGTTCTTGGGTGGCTTAGATCCTGTGATTGCGCATGATTGGCTATATGCTATGGAGATGATATTCCAGGCTATTCAGTGCACAgaagaagagaaggtgatctttgctGCTCAGAAAATGAAGGGGCCAGCAGGAAGATGGTGGAATACGGAGTCTACGTATTTCACTAACCGAGGGATTCCAAAGGATTGGCAACATTTCAAGACAGCTTTCTTGGAGAAGTACTATCCCAACAGTGTGCGTGCTTTGAAGGAGCGTGAATTTCAATCTTTCAAGCAAGGCAACATGTCGGTGTCTgaatatgctgagaagtttgaggaCATGGCTGCCTATTCCAGACAAGCAGCTTACGCACCAGATGAGTTGTGGAAGATTGATCAGTTCCTCATGGGGCTGAATGCTGATATTGTGCACAGTGTGTCTCAGAGGGAGTTTACCACCTATGCTGAGTGTTTAAGGCAATGCTATGTTGCCGAGAACACATTGAAGAGGGTCCAAGATGAAAGAGAGCAGAACAAGCCGATTCGTAGGGATCAAGGAAGGTCGGGGCAGCAATTGAAACCCCGCAATTCTCCAGCTATGAAGAAACAGGTCTATGGAGATCGCTCTACTCAGCCTCCCCGATGTGGTAGATGCAAGGCAAACCACTTTGGGAATTGCAAGCCAGATCTTGTGAAATGTTACAAGTGCAATCAGTTGGGACATTTTGCAAGGGAGTGTACAGCCCCAGATGTTCCAGAAAAGACTAAAGGCCGTGTTTACACCTTGGACGCTAGGAAGACTCAAGGAAACACCAATCTTGTTGCTGGTACGTGTTATGTTAATGATCAGCCCTTGTTTGTATTAGTAGATTGTGGAGCGACACATTCTTTTATCTCTTATCATTGTGTGCGGAGGCTTGGTTTTGAGACAAGCTTGCTTCCAAATCCTATGGTTATTTCATCGGCTACTGATGATCTAGTAGAAACTCGGGAAATTTGCAAGGAGTGTTCTATTACCTTCAATGGTCGTAGATTCGTGATTGATCTCATTTGTCTGCCTCTTAAGAAGATCGATGTAGTACTCGGTATGGACTGGTTGTCAGCTAACTCGGTGTACATCGGTTGTAAAGAGAAGGCTATCTTCATTCCTGCTAAGGAGACTACACCAACCGATGCCATTGAACATCTTCTTGAAGGTACAGTTAACATGATCAATTACCTTTTTGCTCAAGAGAAGTCTTTCCTTTTGGTTCTTACGTCGGACTCCAATGATAAGAAGAGTGTATCGGAGATTCCAGTTGTATGCGAATTTTCCGATGTATTTCCCGATGATGTTACTTCTCTTCCGCCGGAAAGGGAAGTtgaattctctattgatcttgttccGGGTACCGCTCCAGTTTCTATTGCCCCTTATAGGATGTCTCCTGCAGAGCTAAGGGAATtgaaga atgacatcttgatctaCTCTCGGACTATTGAAGAGCACATGGAGCATTTGAAGATTGTGTTGTCAGTTCTTAGAGAAAAGCAGTTGTTTGCAAAGTTTAGCAAATGTGAGTTCTGGATGTCTGAAGTCAAGTTTCTTGGACATGTCCTATCTGGCGGCGGCGTAGCTGTAGACCCTTCAAAGGTAGAAGCAGTGATAAATTAG